One genomic window of Medicago truncatula cultivar Jemalong A17 chromosome 1, MtrunA17r5.0-ANR, whole genome shotgun sequence includes the following:
- the LOC11407189 gene encoding syntaxin-43 translates to MATRNRTLIFRKYRDALKSVRAPSSSSPPSTSSRGGPVIELVSTSLLNPNRSYAPLSTDDPGGSSKGLNPITVGLPPAWVDVSEEISANVQRARTKMAELSKAHAKALMPSFGDGKDDQHAIESLTHEVTDLIKRSEKRLRRLASAGPSEDSNVRKNVQRSLATDLQSLSVDLRKKQSTYLKRLRQQKEGHDGVDLEINMNGSKSKYEDDDLDNMIFNEHQMAKLKKSEAFTVEREKEIQQVVESVNELAQIMKDLSVLVIDQGTIVDRIDYNIQNVATTVEDGLKQLQKAERTQKKGGMVMCASVLLIMCFVMLVLLIIKEIIL, encoded by the exons ATGGCGACGAGGAATCGCACTTTGATTTTCCGAAAATACAGAGATGCATTGAAAAGTGTCCGTGCTCCGTCGTCATCTTCGCCGCCGTCCACCTCCTCCCGCGGTGGTCCGGTAATCGAATTGGTCAGCACTTCGCTTCTTAATCCCAATCGCTCTTATGCTCCGCTTAGTACTGATGATCCTGGTGGTTCAAG TAAGGGTTTAAATCCAATTACTGTGGGGCTTCCTCCAGCATGGGTGGATGTATCTGAAGAAATATCAGCAAATGTGCAACGTGCACGCACAAAAATGGCAGAACTGTCCAAGGCTCATGCAAAGGCCTTAATGCCATCGTTTGGAGATGGTAAGGACGACCAACATGCTATTGAGTCTCTAACACACGAGGTAACTGACTTGATAAAGAGATCGGAGAAGAGGCTGCGGAGACTTGCTTCTGCAGGGCCTTCTGAGGATTCTAATGTCAGGAAAAATGTGCAG CGTTCTCTTGCTACTGACCTTCAGAGCCTCTCTGTAGATCTTCGCAAGAAACAATCAACTTATTTGAAGCGCCTCAGACAGCAAAAAGAG GGTCACGATGGGGTTGACCTAGAGATCAACATGAATGGAAGTAAATCTAAATATGAAGACGATGACTTGGACAATATG ATATTTAACGAGCATCAGATGGCCAAGCTAAAAAAAAGCGAAGCTTTCACagttgaaagagaaaaagagatCCAACAG GTTGTTGAATCTGTTAACGAGCTTGCTCAGATTATGAAGGATTTATCAGTACTAGTCATAGACCAG GGAACCATTGTTGATAGAATAGACTACAACATTCAGAATGTGGCAACCACGGTTGAGGATGGCCTTAAACAATTGCAGAAg GCAGAGAGAACTCAGAAGAAGGGAGGCATGGTAATGTGTGCGTCAGTGCTTCTTATCATGTGCTTTGTTATGTTGGTTCTCTTAATCATTAAGGAAATTATTTTGTGA
- the LOC11416667 gene encoding protein DEHYDRATION-INDUCED 19 homolog 3, with amino-acid sequence MDGDSSWSSRLSSASRRYQAALQSRSDMFMGFDENDADEDIREEFLCPFCSEYFDIVGLCCHIDEEHPMEAKNGVCPVCALRVGVDMVAHITLQHGSIFKMQRKRKSRKGGSYSTLSLLRKELREGNLQSLFGGSPCIVSSSNAAPDPLLSSFISPLGNESASSQSHTHTETRSSKKLSDEVVSKSHVETPTMSVKDKEEKAKRCEFVQGLLMSTIFDDDL; translated from the exons ATGGACGGTGATTCTTCTTGGTCTTCTCGTCTCTCTTCCGCTTCCAGACGTTATCAAGCCGCTCTTCAATCCCGATCag ATATGTTCATGGGTTTTGATGAGAACGACGCGGATGAAGATATAAGGGAAGAGTTTCTCTGTCCATTTTGTTCTGAGTATTTTGATATCGTTGGATTGTGCTGCCACATTGATGAAGAGCATCCAATGGAGGCAAAAAATGGG GTATGTCCGGTTTGTGCATTGAGGGTGGGGGTTGATATGGTTGCTCACATAACCCTACAACATGGAAGTATATTTAAG ATGCAGCGCAAGAGGAAATCACGTAAAGGTGGATCTTATTCTACACTTTCATTATTGAGGAAGGAGCTGAGAGAAGGAAATTTGCAATCCCTTTTTGGCGGATCTCCATGTATAGTGTCCTCGTCTAATGCAGCACCTGATCCGCTGCTGTCGTCATTTATATCACCTTTAGGTAATGAATCTGCGAGTTCTCAGTCTCACACACATACTGAGACAAGATCATCCAAGAAATTATCAGACGAGGTTGTATCAAAAAG CCATGTAGAGACACCAACCATGTCAGTTAAGGACAAGGAGGAGAAGGCGAAaagatgtgagtttgttcaagGACTGTTGATGTCCACAATATTTGATGACGATTTATGA